A single Verrucomicrobiia bacterium DNA region contains:
- a CDS encoding PEP-CTERM sorting domain-containing protein: MKKGIVCYLLLCLSCAPSLLAQTFQNLDFEGANVPVLPINQTAAVSVTNGLPGWSAYIGTNQLTTIGENSITLGNANLGILAPNYLSPAFGAQFQPLQGLYSAILQAGGTQNQGAQPASIAQTGLIPAGVKSVQFEATIQLTFTNVPSDVAVAVGGVNTPIVPLGGNFYGCDISAFANSEEEISFSMLTNFGNGLMLLDAISFSTQAVPEPSALMLLVIGIGGLACWHRTRRCKGVGLQY, translated from the coding sequence ATGAAAAAAGGGATCGTCTGTTATCTACTGTTGTGTCTCAGTTGTGCGCCCAGCCTATTGGCTCAGACGTTTCAAAATCTCGATTTTGAAGGGGCAAATGTGCCTGTTTTGCCCATCAACCAGACTGCGGCTGTGTCAGTCACAAACGGCCTTCCTGGTTGGTCGGCATACATTGGGACAAATCAACTCACAACAATCGGTGAGAACTCTATTACGCTGGGGAACGCTAATTTGGGCATTTTGGCACCAAACTATCTGTCCCCAGCGTTCGGTGCGCAATTTCAGCCCCTCCAAGGGCTCTACTCCGCCATTCTCCAAGCGGGTGGCACCCAAAATCAAGGAGCACAGCCAGCCAGCATTGCCCAAACAGGTCTGATCCCGGCTGGCGTTAAGTCGGTCCAGTTTGAAGCCACGATTCAGTTGACCTTTACAAACGTTCCCAGCGATGTCGCCGTCGCCGTGGGCGGTGTGAACACGCCCATCGTGCCACTTGGTGGCAACTTCTATGGGTGCGACATTTCCGCGTTTGCCAACTCGGAGGAGGAAATTAGCTTTTCGATGCTAACCAACTTCGGTAACGGCCTCATGCTTCTGGACGCGATCTCGTTTTCCACTCAGGCCGTCCCCGAACCGAGCGCGTTGATGCTATTGGTAATTGGCATCGGGGGCCTTGCCTGTTGGCACCGAACTCGCCGCTGTAAAGGGGTCGGTCTACAATATTAA
- the folB gene encoding dihydroneopterin aldolase, whose product MDKIVIKDLEVDAHIGVTESERAQAQRLLITVEMERDLTEAGRQDAEAATSRYDIVADLVRQLVTERPRKLVEAVAHEIAGAILARQMADAVTVEVKKFSIPRSQYVSIQIRRAQ is encoded by the coding sequence GTGGATAAGATCGTCATCAAGGATCTCGAGGTGGACGCGCACATCGGCGTCACGGAATCCGAGCGCGCACAGGCCCAGAGATTGCTCATCACGGTGGAGATGGAACGCGACCTCACAGAAGCGGGGCGTCAGGATGCCGAAGCCGCTACGAGCCGCTACGATATCGTCGCGGACCTGGTCCGCCAGTTGGTCACGGAACGGCCGCGCAAATTGGTCGAGGCGGTCGCCCATGAAATCGCCGGGGCAATTCTCGCCCGCCAGATGGCCGATGCGGTGACGGTCGAGGTGAAAAAGTTCAGCATCCCGCGCAGCCAGTACGTCTCGATCCAGATTCGTCGCGCCCAATGA
- a CDS encoding 3-isopropylmalate dehydratase translates to MSKVIRGKAYVVRDNIDTDQIIPAQYLNLVPTIPEEYVKLGSFALCGLPKDQYPTRFIPEGETQTPYTIVIGGRNFGCGSSREHAPIALGAAGCEAVVAESFARIFFRNSVATGELYPVEATARICETVKTGDEVELDLDGNTLKVLKTSNVLATKPLGEARPVIDAGGLFDFARKSGMIKAQGNHSKVTEELAANEPADD, encoded by the coding sequence ATGAGCAAGGTCATTCGCGGCAAGGCATACGTGGTGCGGGACAATATTGACACCGACCAGATCATTCCGGCGCAGTATTTGAACCTCGTGCCGACGATTCCCGAGGAATACGTGAAGCTCGGCAGCTTCGCGTTGTGCGGGCTACCGAAGGATCAGTACCCGACCCGTTTCATTCCCGAAGGCGAGACACAGACACCGTACACGATTGTCATCGGCGGGCGCAATTTCGGCTGCGGCAGTTCGCGCGAGCACGCGCCGATCGCGCTCGGCGCGGCGGGCTGCGAGGCGGTGGTGGCGGAAAGTTTTGCGCGCATTTTCTTCCGTAACAGCGTGGCGACGGGCGAACTTTACCCGGTGGAAGCGACGGCGCGGATTTGTGAGACGGTGAAGACGGGCGACGAGGTGGAACTCGACCTGGACGGGAACACGTTGAAGGTCCTCAAGACGTCGAACGTTCTTGCGACGAAGCCGCTCGGTGAGGCGCGGCCGGTGATCGACGCCGGCGGTTTGTTCGACTTCGCGCGCAAGAGCGGCATGATCAAGGCGCAGGGCAACCACTCCAAGGTGACCGAGGAGTTGGCCGCGAACGAGCCGGCCGACGATTAG
- a CDS encoding ATP-binding cassette domain-containing protein, with protein MATPAPALISANGLVLAYGAAPLLEEVTLSVAPGEKVGLVGRNGCGKTSLLKILAGEVTADAGEISRRRGLRVGYLPQEFELDGNRTVRQNIEDGAADLLDWIARYEAGTGSDDELAELLHQIEGADGWNLSSRINASTTALGAPPLDALVGPLSGGEKRRVALCRALAAQPDLLLLDEPTNHLDAESIRWLEEFLQRFAGAVIFVTHDRYFLDVIATRIIELDGGRCYSHPGNYTAYLESKAIRQQIAEQSERRRQRFLRIELEWVRAGVRAQRSKSHHRLDAFYQVAGLEAPPEEREMDLLIPPAPKLGNIAVDLEDAGAKVGERWLFRNLTFQLKPGQCTGVVGRNGVGKTTLLRLCLGERLPDGGSVVIGKKVVFNYIDQARMQLTDTNTVLSEVAGGSDMVVFGSQTMSARSYLRRFLFADDRMNEPVEHLSGGERARLMLAKVLKRGGNVIVLDEPTNDLDLPSLRMLEEALADFEGSVLVVSHDRYFLDRICDQIVAFEDGGSVFVQPGNYSYYLEKRQQRERAPARIAELIATATQPPRPRKLSFKEQRELEGMEAAVLAAEARMAKLERTLNEPGFYVTRAKEAPAFVAELASAKAEVSRLYARWAELDQVGKGLA; from the coding sequence ATGGCCACGCCCGCACCCGCTTTGATCTCCGCCAACGGATTGGTCCTCGCTTATGGGGCCGCGCCGTTGCTGGAAGAGGTCACGTTGTCCGTCGCGCCCGGCGAGAAGGTTGGGCTGGTTGGGCGGAATGGGTGCGGGAAGACGAGCCTGCTGAAAATCCTGGCGGGCGAGGTGACCGCCGATGCCGGGGAGATTTCCCGGCGACGCGGGTTGCGGGTCGGTTATCTGCCACAGGAGTTCGAACTGGATGGCAACCGGACCGTGCGACAGAACATCGAAGACGGCGCGGCGGACCTGTTGGACTGGATTGCGCGGTACGAGGCGGGTACCGGCAGCGACGACGAGCTGGCGGAATTGTTGCACCAAATCGAGGGCGCTGATGGTTGGAACCTGTCCTCACGGATTAACGCCAGCACGACCGCCCTGGGTGCGCCGCCACTGGATGCGTTGGTCGGCCCGCTTTCCGGGGGCGAGAAACGGCGGGTGGCGCTGTGCCGGGCGCTAGCGGCACAACCGGATTTGCTTTTGTTAGACGAACCAACCAATCATCTCGACGCGGAATCGATTCGCTGGCTCGAAGAGTTTCTCCAACGGTTTGCGGGCGCAGTGATCTTCGTGACACACGACCGGTACTTCCTTGATGTCATTGCCACGCGGATCATCGAACTTGACGGTGGCCGTTGTTACTCGCATCCCGGCAACTACACGGCGTACCTGGAATCCAAGGCGATTCGGCAACAGATCGCCGAGCAGTCGGAACGCCGCCGCCAACGATTTCTGCGGATTGAATTGGAATGGGTGCGCGCCGGTGTCCGGGCGCAGCGTTCGAAATCGCATCACCGGTTGGACGCGTTCTACCAGGTGGCCGGGCTGGAAGCGCCGCCGGAAGAGCGCGAGATGGATTTGCTGATTCCGCCGGCGCCGAAACTGGGCAACATCGCCGTGGACCTCGAGGATGCCGGCGCAAAGGTGGGCGAACGCTGGCTCTTTCGCAACCTGACTTTTCAGTTGAAGCCCGGGCAGTGTACCGGTGTGGTGGGTCGCAATGGGGTCGGCAAGACCACGCTGCTGCGCCTCTGTCTCGGCGAGCGTCTGCCCGATGGTGGCAGCGTGGTTATCGGGAAGAAGGTGGTGTTCAATTACATCGACCAGGCGCGGATGCAGTTGACCGACACGAACACGGTGTTGAGCGAAGTGGCCGGTGGCAGCGACATGGTGGTGTTCGGTAGCCAGACGATGAGCGCGCGGAGTTATTTGCGGCGGTTCCTGTTTGCCGACGACCGGATGAACGAGCCTGTGGAACATCTCTCGGGCGGTGAACGCGCCCGGCTGATGCTGGCGAAGGTGTTGAAGCGCGGCGGGAACGTGATCGTGCTCGATGAACCGACGAACGACCTCGATTTGCCGAGCTTGCGGATGCTGGAGGAAGCGCTGGCGGATTTCGAGGGCAGCGTGCTGGTGGTCAGTCACGACCGGTATTTTCTCGACCGCATCTGCGACCAGATCGTGGCGTTTGAGGATGGCGGAAGTGTGTTCGTCCAGCCCGGCAATTACTCCTACTATCTGGAGAAGCGCCAGCAACGCGAGCGGGCGCCGGCGCGGATCGCCGAACTAATCGCGACTGCAACCCAACCGCCGCGTCCACGCAAGCTGAGCTTCAAAGAGCAACGCGAATTGGAAGGCATGGAAGCCGCCGTCCTGGCAGCCGAGGCGCGCATGGCGAAGTTGGAGCGAACCTTGAACGAACCCGGTTTCTACGTTACCCGCGCGAAAGAAGCGCCGGCCTTCGTCGCCGAACTCGCTTCCGCCAAAGCCGAGGTGTCCCGGCTTTATGCTCGCTGGGCGGAATTGGATCAAGTCGGCAAGGGATTGGCGTGA
- a CDS encoding isocitrate dehydrogenase (NAD(+)) — translation MTHTVTLIPGDGIGPEIADAVQKVLAAAGAPVQWDFQPLNEIILTETKGVPPAAVLDSIRHNRIALKGPLMTPVGTGYTSLNLVLRKTFDLYANVRPAKTRPGVRSRYDNVDIIVVRENTEGEYSGLEHEVVPGVVESLKVITRKASDRIARYAFELARAQKRKKVTAVHKANIMKRSDGLFLECCRAVAQQFPEIPYDEMIVDNTCMQLVLRPERFDVMVLPNLYGDIVSDLCSGLIGGLGVAPSGNIGEHGAIFEAVHGSAPDIAGKGVANPTALLLSAVMMLRHLGEMEIAARVEDAVQKVLREGQHVTGDLGGKAGTVEMTEAIIAAL, via the coding sequence ATGACGCATACGGTGACTTTGATTCCGGGGGACGGTATCGGGCCTGAGATCGCCGACGCTGTGCAGAAGGTTTTGGCGGCGGCGGGGGCGCCGGTGCAATGGGACTTCCAGCCGCTGAATGAAATTATCCTCACGGAAACGAAAGGGGTGCCGCCGGCGGCGGTGCTTGATTCGATTCGGCATAATCGCATTGCTTTGAAGGGGCCGCTCATGACGCCGGTGGGCACGGGCTACACGAGCCTGAATCTGGTGTTGCGCAAGACGTTCGATTTGTATGCGAACGTGCGGCCTGCGAAAACCCGTCCCGGCGTCCGGTCGCGCTATGACAACGTCGATATCATCGTTGTCCGCGAGAATACTGAGGGTGAGTACTCGGGGCTGGAGCATGAGGTGGTGCCGGGGGTGGTGGAATCGCTGAAGGTGATCACGCGGAAGGCGTCGGACCGCATCGCGCGTTACGCGTTCGAGTTGGCCCGCGCGCAGAAGCGGAAGAAAGTCACAGCGGTCCACAAGGCGAACATCATGAAGCGGAGCGATGGGCTGTTTCTGGAGTGCTGCCGCGCGGTGGCGCAGCAGTTTCCCGAGATTCCCTACGACGAGATGATCGTGGATAACACCTGCATGCAGCTTGTGCTACGGCCGGAAAGATTTGATGTCATGGTCCTGCCGAATTTGTACGGCGACATCGTGAGCGACCTCTGCTCGGGCCTCATCGGCGGCCTTGGCGTGGCGCCGAGCGGGAATATCGGCGAGCACGGCGCGATTTTTGAAGCGGTGCACGGCAGCGCGCCCGACATCGCGGGAAAAGGCGTGGCGAATCCGACCGCGTTGCTGCTTTCCGCGGTGATGATGCTGCGGCATCTTGGCGAGATGGAGATCGCCGCGCGCGTGGAAGACGCAGTGCAGAAGGTCTTGCGGGAAGGGCAGCACGTTACCGGTGACCTCGGCGGCAAGGCCGGGACGGTGGAGATGACGGAGGCGATTATCGCGGCGCTCTAG
- a CDS encoding HAD family hydrolase — MVIRNVILDWSGTLVDDLLPVVRTTNHVLAFCGLPAMSLPQFRAEFCLPVRKFYETRVSHIPQAKLEEIFLAEYPKHHAAITVLPHTQEFLRFCKERRMGVYIASTVDPHTYETLGDLFGIKSFITKPYIGIVDKTSTIHHILDENHLDRDETMFVGDMEHDIEAGQAGGIHTCAVLTGYNSLEKLRAMGPDLICEHLGELQQFLAKPEVVRG, encoded by the coding sequence GTCGATGATTTGCTGCCGGTGGTGAGGACCACGAACCACGTGCTCGCGTTCTGTGGTTTGCCGGCGATGTCCCTGCCGCAGTTCCGCGCGGAGTTTTGCCTGCCGGTTCGCAAGTTCTACGAGACGCGCGTCTCCCACATACCGCAGGCGAAACTGGAAGAGATTTTTCTGGCAGAATATCCAAAACACCACGCCGCCATCACCGTCCTGCCGCACACGCAGGAGTTTTTGCGCTTCTGCAAGGAACGGCGCATGGGCGTGTACATCGCCAGCACGGTCGATCCCCACACCTACGAAACGTTGGGGGATCTTTTCGGTATCAAATCTTTCATTACCAAGCCATACATTGGCATTGTCGACAAGACATCGACGATCCACCACATCCTCGACGAGAACCACCTCGACCGCGACGAGACGATGTTTGTCGGCGACATGGAACACGATATCGAGGCCGGTCAGGCGGGCGGCATCCACACCTGCGCGGTGTTGACGGGCTACAATTCCCTCGAGAAACTGCGCGCGATGGGACCCGACCTCATCTGTGAGCATCTCGGTGAGTTGCAACAATTCCTCGCCAAGCCCGAGGTCGTGCGTGGATAA
- a CDS encoding peptide chain release factor 3, with protein sequence MTDLSQEIARRRTFAIISHPDAGKTTLTEKLLLYGGAVQLAGSVTQRRQQRATTSDWMELERQRGISISSTVLQFEYENYYINLLDTPGHQDFSEDTYRVLTAVDAAVMVIDAGKGIEPQTRKLFAVCRQRGVPIFTFMNKLDRPARGPLALLDELENVLGIHACAMNWPLGNGVAFKGVFDRARQQVHLFERTAGGMYRAPVSVRDLADPQVRAVLSDKDYQEVVHELELLDGAGAVFDAAAVAAGRLTPVFFGSAVNNFGVQLLLDDFLEHASAPTPRRSGERWIAPEEAAFSGFIFKIQANMDPRHRDRIAFVRVVSGKFERDMMAIHTRTGKKVRLGSSHKLFGRERETVNEAYPGDVIGLVGHDEFGIGDTLSTDPTIQYDEIPQFTPECFAYLRNPSPAHFKRFRAGLAQLLQERVVQSFELPDAAEKVPLLAAVGPLQFEVVQFRLESEYGAASRLEEVPWKTLRWISPTVSAEMLVAATIPTGVRVALDSAKRRALLFPSEWTCDYFVQKNPTIPISALPFREESDNKGTSL encoded by the coding sequence ATGACTGATTTATCCCAGGAAATTGCCCGGCGGAGGACGTTTGCGATCATCTCGCATCCGGATGCTGGCAAGACGACGTTGACGGAGAAGCTGCTGCTGTATGGCGGGGCCGTGCAACTGGCCGGCTCGGTCACCCAGCGCCGACAGCAACGCGCCACGACTTCCGACTGGATGGAACTGGAACGGCAACGCGGGATTTCCATCAGCTCGACCGTTTTGCAGTTTGAGTATGAGAATTATTACATCAACCTCCTCGACACGCCGGGCCACCAGGATTTCTCCGAGGACACCTACCGGGTACTCACCGCGGTCGATGCGGCGGTGATGGTCATCGATGCGGGCAAAGGCATCGAACCGCAGACGCGCAAGTTGTTTGCCGTGTGCCGGCAGCGCGGCGTGCCGATTTTCACTTTCATGAACAAGCTCGACCGACCCGCGCGTGGGCCGCTGGCATTGCTCGATGAGCTGGAGAACGTCCTCGGCATTCACGCCTGCGCGATGAACTGGCCGCTGGGCAATGGGGTCGCTTTCAAGGGCGTATTCGACCGCGCCCGCCAGCAGGTTCATCTCTTCGAGCGCACAGCGGGCGGCATGTACCGCGCCCCGGTCAGCGTACGCGACCTGGCCGACCCGCAGGTGCGCGCGGTGTTGAGCGACAAGGATTATCAAGAGGTCGTTCACGAACTGGAATTGCTCGACGGCGCGGGCGCCGTATTCGATGCTGCGGCGGTGGCGGCGGGCCGGCTCACCCCGGTATTTTTCGGCAGCGCGGTGAACAACTTCGGTGTGCAGTTACTGTTGGACGACTTTCTGGAACACGCCTCGGCGCCGACGCCGCGACGTTCGGGGGAGAGATGGATCGCGCCGGAAGAGGCGGCGTTTTCTGGATTCATCTTCAAGATCCAGGCGAACATGGATCCGCGGCATCGTGACCGGATCGCGTTTGTGCGGGTCGTGTCCGGTAAATTCGAGCGCGATATGATGGCGATTCATACACGCACCGGCAAGAAGGTCCGGCTCGGCAGTTCGCACAAACTTTTCGGGCGCGAACGCGAAACCGTGAATGAGGCCTATCCCGGCGATGTCATCGGACTTGTGGGCCACGACGAATTTGGCATCGGCGACACCCTCAGCACCGACCCAACCATTCAATACGACGAGATACCACAGTTCACCCCCGAATGTTTTGCCTACCTGCGCAATCCATCACCTGCGCATTTCAAGCGGTTCCGGGCGGGACTTGCGCAGCTGTTGCAGGAACGGGTGGTCCAATCCTTCGAGTTACCGGATGCGGCGGAGAAGGTGCCGTTGCTGGCGGCGGTGGGGCCGTTGCAATTCGAGGTGGTGCAGTTCCGATTGGAATCGGAGTACGGCGCCGCGTCGCGGTTGGAAGAGGTCCCGTGGAAAACGTTGCGATGGATTTCCCCGACGGTTTCCGCCGAAATGCTGGTGGCGGCGACCATCCCGACCGGGGTGCGCGTGGCGCTCGACAGCGCCAAGCGGCGGGCCCTGTTGTTTCCGAGCGAGTGGACGTGCGATTATTTTGTGCAGAAGAACCCGACGATCCCGATTTCCGCGCTGCCCTTTCGTGAGGAGAGCGATAACAAAGGGACTTCTCTTTGA
- a CDS encoding GspE/PulE family protein → MRSFNLVVIGVFLAVGSLFASEVKLKDGTVYDDVKIVARDGYSIRIAMPQGEVKLPLASIESIDGVEVVPTEQPTPQKPSLPLGPAPYVHRWRMDVFLVFLSVATMGWIAALVWVQHDVKGMPETVRRVNASVLLLPFAGFLMYLGKRRHRLRDGEAPRTLTGRVAGLKSDEAPKKRGLFGGRTKIAATLGAKKQRVGMEFLDVDGNPIAIRKDMPEMTGIEAAREVLEDAISERASDIHIEPQADGCRVRFRIDGALQERLTFTRADGLRVVAALKTLAQIDVAEKRRAQDGRFRVRTGASEVDFRAATTSAIHGEKMVLRILDRKSGVLGLGDLGMRPDMMERFDRVIHSRNGIILATGPTGSGKTSTLYAALSRLDRKRLNIMSIEDPVEYELEGATQIPVNVKAGVSYEAGLRSILRQDPDVIFVGEMRDAEAAKITVRAALTGHLVFSSLHAKNAVGTIARLEEIGVERYQISSALLLVVAQRLVRVLCKKCSVAYPATGHELDEIGLDFEPGSPLYRAVGCEACDETGYRGRTGIFEMLVLDEELRKALNEGANEQVLTKLAAGKGLRSYYCDGAEKILLGITSVEEVMQAS, encoded by the coding sequence TTGCGAAGCTTCAACCTGGTTGTTATCGGGGTTTTCCTGGCCGTCGGCTCGCTGTTCGCATCCGAAGTGAAGCTGAAGGACGGCACTGTTTATGATGACGTGAAGATTGTGGCGCGCGATGGCTACAGCATCCGAATCGCCATGCCGCAGGGCGAGGTCAAGCTGCCCCTCGCATCAATCGAAAGCATCGACGGCGTTGAAGTCGTCCCAACCGAACAGCCGACCCCGCAGAAACCGTCCCTGCCTCTCGGACCGGCGCCTTACGTTCATCGCTGGAGAATGGATGTTTTTCTCGTGTTCCTCAGTGTGGCCACGATGGGGTGGATCGCAGCGCTGGTTTGGGTACAGCATGACGTGAAGGGAATGCCCGAGACGGTCCGCCGCGTCAACGCGAGCGTGCTTTTGCTCCCGTTCGCCGGGTTCCTGATGTATTTGGGGAAGCGTCGGCATCGTTTACGCGATGGTGAGGCACCCCGGACACTTACCGGCCGCGTGGCCGGTTTGAAGTCGGACGAGGCCCCAAAGAAGCGGGGACTGTTTGGCGGGCGGACAAAGATCGCCGCGACGCTTGGGGCCAAGAAACAGCGTGTCGGGATGGAGTTTCTCGATGTGGATGGCAATCCGATTGCGATCCGCAAGGACATGCCGGAAATGACCGGCATCGAGGCGGCGCGCGAGGTGTTGGAGGATGCCATCAGCGAGCGCGCCAGCGACATTCACATCGAGCCACAGGCCGACGGGTGCCGTGTCCGCTTCCGCATCGACGGCGCACTGCAGGAGCGGTTAACATTTACCAGGGCGGACGGGCTGCGTGTGGTCGCGGCGCTGAAGACCCTGGCGCAGATTGATGTGGCGGAGAAACGGAGAGCGCAGGACGGCCGATTTCGCGTGCGCACGGGAGCGAGCGAGGTGGATTTCCGCGCGGCGACGACCAGTGCGATTCACGGCGAGAAGATGGTGCTGCGCATCCTGGACCGTAAGAGCGGGGTGTTGGGCCTCGGCGACCTCGGAATGCGCCCGGACATGATGGAGCGCTTCGACCGCGTGATTCACTCGCGTAACGGCATTATCCTCGCGACCGGCCCGACCGGGTCGGGCAAGACATCGACGCTGTACGCGGCGCTGAGCCGGCTCGACCGAAAACGGTTGAACATCATGAGCATCGAAGACCCTGTGGAGTACGAACTGGAGGGGGCGACGCAAATTCCGGTCAACGTGAAAGCGGGTGTCAGCTACGAAGCGGGGCTCCGTTCGATTCTGCGGCAGGATCCGGACGTGATTTTTGTGGGAGAGATGCGCGACGCGGAGGCGGCCAAGATCACGGTCCGCGCCGCGTTGACGGGACACCTGGTATTCAGCTCGCTACACGCGAAGAACGCGGTGGGGACGATCGCGCGTTTGGAAGAGATTGGCGTGGAGCGCTACCAGATTTCCTCGGCGCTGCTGCTGGTCGTGGCCCAGCGGCTGGTGCGTGTGTTGTGCAAGAAATGCAGCGTGGCATATCCGGCAACGGGACATGAATTGGATGAGATCGGTTTGGATTTCGAGCCGGGAAGCCCCCTTTATCGCGCGGTGGGTTGCGAGGCGTGCGATGAGACCGGCTATCGGGGCCGCACCGGTATTTTCGAGATGCTTGTACTGGACGAGGAGTTGCGCAAGGCGTTGAACGAGGGTGCCAACGAGCAGGTACTGACCAAGCTGGCTGCCGGGAAGGGCCTACGGTCCTACTACTGTGATGGCGCTGAAAAAATTTTGCTGGGCATCACGTCGGTGGAGGAAGTGATGCAAGCGAGCTGA
- a CDS encoding CvpA family protein — translation MAETIPLILSIGAMALILTLAWGGAVVFGVFYELTSAVLLFFAMMVTLRYWYEATRWVESVMPGAGAYGAFGAYWAVFLVGCLPLILVLNRLTQDAVPRYPKILDWVLGFVFGFIAATILVCCVMTSLSVVVPKIWEPYNRDALTVPFDRYPIAVYRYIEDAVGVKANDPGHTRFPTFEKKDGDDFQKYWQ, via the coding sequence ATGGCGGAAACCATCCCACTGATCCTCAGCATTGGCGCGATGGCGTTAATCCTGACATTGGCATGGGGGGGAGCGGTCGTATTCGGTGTGTTCTACGAATTGACCAGTGCCGTGCTGTTGTTCTTTGCGATGATGGTGACGCTGCGATACTGGTACGAGGCGACGCGCTGGGTGGAATCGGTGATGCCGGGGGCGGGCGCCTATGGCGCATTCGGGGCGTATTGGGCGGTGTTTTTGGTGGGGTGCCTGCCGTTGATCCTGGTGCTCAATCGTCTCACGCAAGATGCGGTGCCGCGCTACCCGAAGATCCTCGATTGGGTCCTGGGATTCGTTTTTGGTTTCATCGCCGCCACGATCCTGGTTTGCTGCGTGATGACGAGCCTGTCGGTCGTTGTCCCCAAAATCTGGGAGCCGTATAATCGCGACGCCTTGACAGTGCCGTTTGATCGATACCCGATCGCGGTTTATCGGTACATCGAGGATGCGGTGGGAGTCAAAGCGAACGATCCGGGGCACACGCGGTTCCCCACCTTTGAAAAGAAGGACGGGGACGACTTTCAAAAATACTGGCAATGA